A window of Ruminiclostridium herbifermentans genomic DNA:
ATTGTTTTGAGGGACAGTTGCAAAACAAAACTATCTGAATACAATAACTTATTGTAAGAAGTAGTACGCGAGTGCAATATATATCTAGTTGCGAAGCTTGATTAGAAATTGATGCTAGAAATGATAGGTAAAGAACAAGTATTGTAGCCGAAACAGCGGAAGTACTTGTTATGCACCGCAATTATTTCAGTGTCAAATTCGGGAGCAAGCAATAGATATATATTACACGGGAGAACTATTTAAGCAATTTAATGTTGATATAAATTAGTTCTTGTTTTGCAACAACTCATGGTAGAATTAACTATTAACTTTAACTTAGTACCCCATTTAACTTAGCTGTAATCGCGTACCAGTAATAAATAATAAGTAATTTTACCTATGAACTCAGTTCATAATTAATTAAAACAAAGAGTAAATTAGCCTAATTGAATACAAAATGATAACGTAAGCATACTTTTTTAAAGGGGGTGCCCAGTAACTTGCATTTATTCTATTGTATTTGTGAAATGTGAGACCTGGACATAATATGTTTGAGACAGAAATAGAGAAATTATTGGAACAACTGACTTTAGATGAAAAGATTTCTATGATTCATGGAAACGGATTATTCAGAACAGGAGCGGTAGAACGCTTGGGAATACCATCACTGAAATTATCAGATGGGCCCATGGGTGTGCGCTTTGAATTTGAAGATGATTGTTGGAGGGTAATTGGACATTCCGATGATTTTGTATCATATCTTCCCTGTAATAGTGCTTTGGCTGCCACATGGAACAGAGATTTGGCATACAAGCTGGGAGTAGTGCTTGGAGAGGAAGCTAGAGGCCGGGGAAAGGATGTTATATTGGCACCGGGCATAAATATTATGAGAAGTCCTGCCTGCGGGAGAAACTTTGAGTATATGAGCGAAGACCCATACTTAACAGCGAAAACAGCAGTTCCGTTAATTAAAGGTATTCAAAAATCAGATGTAGCTGCATGTGTAAAGCATTTTGCCGTAAACAATCAAGAAACCGAACGTCTTTGGGTAGAGGTTTTAGTGGATGACCGCACATTAAATGAAATCTATTTTCCGGCGTTTAAAGCTGCTGTTTGCGAAGCTGACAGCTATTCACTGATGGGGGCTTATAACCTCCTAAGAGGTGAACATTGCTGCCAAAGCAAATATCTGCTTAACACAATTTTAAAAGAAGAATGGAAATATGATGGCTGTGTTATATCAGATTGGGGAGCCGTTCATAATACAAAAGCGGCTGCAGAAAGTGGTTTGGATATAGAAATGTCAGTTGCATATAATTTTGACGAATACTATATGGCAGAACCGCTGAAGGAGGCTATTTTAAAAGGTGAGATAGAGGAAAAACTGATTGATGAGAAAGTAAGAAGAATACTTCGCATGATGCATAAACTCAAAATGTTTGGAACTTCAAGGTGTAAGGGAGCATTTAACACACCCGAGCATAGAAGGGATATACTTGATGTAGCAAGAGAGTCGGTTGTTTTATTAAAGAATGAGGATAACAGGCTTCCATTGCAGGAAAGTAAACTTAAAAAATTACTGGTAATTGGTGACAATGCAGAAAGAATACATTCAAATGGTGGAGGAAGTTCTGAAATTAAAGCATTGTATGAAATTTCTCCCCTATTGGGATTAAAAATGAAGCTTGGAGGCAATACAGAAGTAATTTATGCAAGAGGATATTATGTAGAACCTAAAAAGGATGAAAATGATATTAACTGGCAGGAAACTAGTTTAGAAGATGTTGTACAGGCTAGAAGGACAGAAACAATTGATGACCAAATAAAAGCCAAGAGACGACAGCATCTAGAGGAAGCAGTAGCTTTAGCAAAAGTTACAGATGAGGTAATTATTGTTGGTGGTCTTAATCACGATTATGACTCAGAAGGTCTTGACCGCAAGGATATGAAGCTTCCATATGAGCAGGATACATTGATTAAAGAAGTATTAAAGGTAAATCCTAATACTGTGGTAGTTATGATGGCAGGTTCACCAGTTGAAATGGGTGAATGGATTCAAGCTGCAAAAGCAGTGGTATGGTGCTGGTATGGAGGAATGGAAGGCGGAACTGCATTGGCAGAGGTCTTGCTTGGTGAAGTTAATCCAAGCGGCAAGCTTCCAATGACATTCCCTAAAAAATTAAGTGACTGTTCAGCTTATTCACTGGGTGAATTTCCTGGAGGAAAGACCGTTTCATATAGTGAAGGCATATATGTTGGGTATCGTTATTATGATACCTACAAAATAGAGCCGGAATTTTGTTTTGGTCATGGGCTGTCCTATACCACTTTTGA
This region includes:
- a CDS encoding beta-glucosidase, which gives rise to MFETEIEKLLEQLTLDEKISMIHGNGLFRTGAVERLGIPSLKLSDGPMGVRFEFEDDCWRVIGHSDDFVSYLPCNSALAATWNRDLAYKLGVVLGEEARGRGKDVILAPGINIMRSPACGRNFEYMSEDPYLTAKTAVPLIKGIQKSDVAACVKHFAVNNQETERLWVEVLVDDRTLNEIYFPAFKAAVCEADSYSLMGAYNLLRGEHCCQSKYLLNTILKEEWKYDGCVISDWGAVHNTKAAAESGLDIEMSVAYNFDEYYMAEPLKEAILKGEIEEKLIDEKVRRILRMMHKLKMFGTSRCKGAFNTPEHRRDILDVARESVVLLKNEDNRLPLQESKLKKLLVIGDNAERIHSNGGGSSEIKALYEISPLLGLKMKLGGNTEVIYARGYYVEPKKDENDINWQETSLEDVVQARRTETIDDQIKAKRRQHLEEAVALAKVTDEVIIVGGLNHDYDSEGLDRKDMKLPYEQDTLIKEVLKVNPNTVVVMMAGSPVEMGEWIQAAKAVVWCWYGGMEGGTALAEVLLGEVNPSGKLPMTFPKKLSDCSAYSLGEFPGGKTVSYSEGIYVGYRYYDTYKIEPEFCFGHGLSYTTFDYSNLCLEVEETEDVKISVNFEVTNNGSRGGQETAQLYVACTNSAINRPAQELKQYIKIALEPGQKEKVTLVLDKTAFGYYNTDKKQFQTEAGIYEIRVGSSSRDIRLKGEIELKQQYCY